The segment GATGTGCCCGGACTGCTCGCCGCCGAGCAGGTTGCCGGCGCCGCGGATCTCCAGGTCCTTCATCGCCACGTACATGCCCGCGCCCATCTCGGTGTGCTGGGCGATGGTGGCCAGGCGCTCGTGCGCGGTCTCGGTGAGCGGCTTCTCCGGCGGGTACAGCATGTACGCGTAGCCGCGCTCGCGGCCGCGGCCGACCCGGCCGCGCAGCTGGTGCAGCTGGGACAGGCCGAAGGTGTCGCCGCGCTCGACGATCAGGGTGTTGGCGTTGGAGATGTCGATGCCGGACTCCACGATGGTGGTGGAGACCAGGACGTCGAACTCCTTCTCCCAGAAGTCGACCACGACCTTCTCCAGCTGGGTCTCCCCCATCTGCCCGTGCGCGGTCGCCACCCGGGCCTCCGGCACCAGGTCCTTCAGCCGGGCGGCCGCCTTGTCGATCGACTCGACCCGGTTGTGGATGTAGAACACCTGGCCCTCGCGCAGGAGTTCGCGCCGGATCGCGGCCGAGATCTGCTTCTCGTCGTACGGGCCGACGAAGGTCAGCACCGGGTGCCGCTCCTCCGGCGGGGTGGTGATGGTGGACATCTCGCGGATGCCGGTGACCGCCATCTCCAGGGTGCGCGGGATCGGCGTCGCGGACATGGTCAGCACGTCCACGTTGGCCCGCAGCTTCTTCAGCTGCTCCTTGTGCTCGACGCCGAAGCGCTGCTCCTCGTCGACGATCACCAGGCCGAGGTCCTTGAACCTGGTCTCCGAGGAGAACAGCCGGTGGGTGCCGATCACCACGTCCACCGAGCCCTCGAACAGGCCCTCCAGGACGGCCTTCGCCTCGGTGTCGGTCTGGAACCGGGACAGCGCCTTCACGCTGACCGGGAAGTTGGCGTACCGCTCGGCGAAGGTCGAGAAGTGCTGCTGCACCAGCAGCGTGGTCGGCACCAGCACCGCCACCTGCTTGCCGTCCTGAACGGCCTTGAAGGCCGCCCGCACGGCGATCTCGGTCTTGCCGTAGCCGACGTCGCCGCAGATCAGCCGGTCCATCGGGACGGACTTCTCCATGTCGGCCTTGACCTCGCCGATGGTGGTCAGCTGGTCGGGCGTCTCCGCGTACGGGAAGGCGTCCTCCAGTTCGCGCTGCCACGGGGTGTCCGGGCCGAAGGCGTGGCCGGGGGCCGCCATCCGGGCCGAGTACAGCTTGATCAGGTCGGCGGCGATCTCCTTGACCGCCTTCTTGGCCCGCTGCTTGGTCTTCGCCCAGTCCGCGCCGCCGAGGCGGTGCAGCGTCGGAGCCTCGCCGCCCACGTACTTGGTGACCTGGTCGAGCTGGTCGGTGGGCACGAACAGCCGGTCGCCGGGGTGGCCGCGCTTGGCGGGCGCGTACTCCAGCACCAGGTACTCGCGGGTGGCGCCCTGCACGGTGCGCTGCAGCATCTCCACGTACCGGCCGACGCCGTGCTGCTCGTGCACCACGTAGTCGCCGGCCGCCAGCGCCAGCGGGTCGATCGCGTTGCGGCGGCGCGACGGCATCCGGCGCATGTCCTTGGTGGACGACTTCTGGCCGGACAGGTCGGTCTCGGTGATGACGGTCAGCTTCAGCTCGTCGTCCACGAAACCGTGCTCGATCGAACCGCAGGACACGTACACCACGTCCCGGGTCGGGGCCTCGGCGAGGTCGGCGACCAGCCGGGCCGCGATGCCCTCGTTGCCGAGCACCTCGGCCAGCCGGGACGCCGGGCCGTGGCCCTCGGTCACCATCACCACCCGCCAGTCGGCGGCCAGGCGGTCCTTGGCGTCGGCGATCGCCCGCGCGGTGTCGCCGCGGTACGCCTCGACGGCGCGCATGCCCAGGGTGAGCGTGTCGGCGTCGAACTCCAGGATGTCGCTCACGGTGGAGTCGCTGGTGGCGAACGGGCTGACCGACCACCAGGGCAGGCCGATCCCGGCGGCGTGCTCGCGGACGTCCGCCAGCGACCACAGCGAGGCGGCCGAGACGTCGATCGCCTCCAGGTCGATCGGGCGGTCGGCGCCGGCCGCCGCGGCCACCCAGGACGCGGCCAGGAACTCCTGGCTGGTGGCCACCAGGTCGGCGGCCCGGGTGCGGACCCGCTCCGGGTCGCACACCACGGCGACCGAGCCGGCCGGCAGCACGTCCAGCAGCAGCTCCATGTCGTCCACCAGCACCGGGGCCAGCGACTCCATGCCCTCGACCGCGATGCCCTGCGCGATCTTGTCCAGGATCTCGCCCAACTCGGGGTGCTCGGCGGCCAGTTCGGCCGCCCGCGCGCGCACCTGGTCGGTCAGCAGCAGCTCCCGGCAGGGCGGCGCCCACAGGCCGTGCTCGGCGATCTCCAGCGAGCGCTGGTCGGCGACCTTGAAGTAGCGGATCTCCTCGACCTCGTCGCCCCAGAACTCGACCCGCAGCGGGTGCTCCTCGGTCGGCGGGAAGACGTCCAGGATGCCGCCGCGCACCGCGAACTCGCCGCGCTTCTCAACCAGTTCGACCCGGGCGTAGGCGGCCGCGGCCAGCCCGCGGGCCACCTCCCCCAGGTCGTGCTGCTCACCGCGGCGCAGCGCCACCGGCTCCAGCTCGGCCAGCCCCTTCACCTGCGGCTGCAGCACGCTGCGCACCGGCGCCACCACCACCTGCACCGGCCCGGCCGCCGGGTCGTCCGCCCGCGGGTGGACGATCCGGCGCAGCACGGCGAGGCGGCGGCCGACGGTGTCCGAGCGCGGGGAGAGCCGCTCGTGCGGCAGCGTCTCCCACGCCGGGAACTCCGCCACCGCGTCGGGCGGCAGCAGCGAGCGCAGCGACGCCGCGAGGTCCTCCGCCTCCCGGCCGGTGGCGGTCACGGCCAGCACCGGCCGGCCGCGCTCACCGCCCCGGGCGGCCAGCGAACGGGCCAGCGCGGCGACGGCGAACGGCCGGGCGGCGGGCGGGCCGACCAGGTCGAGGTGCTGCCTGTGCCCCGTGGCCGCCGCCTCGATCGCCTCGGCGAGGGCGGCGTCCCGTACGACGACATCGAGCAGTCCGGACAGGCTCATACGTCAGTTTCTCCACGACGGGGAGTGGCCCGGCACAGCGGACGGCCGGGCAGCGCGACAGCCCGGAACGCGGTGCGCCCCGGGGGGTGTCCAGCCTACGCCGCACCGCCGCCCGGCACGCGGTGCGGCGGCCCCGCCGGGCCTTCCGAGCCGACTCACCGGTATCCGGCACGGCTTGTCCAGAGATCATGCGGCCGACATGTTGCTGTCACTGCGCGTCCATGGTCGGCGCGCACCATGGATGTCAGCGCGGGCCGCATCCAACCGTGGGGGATGGCTGCGGAAGCGCGATCGCACCTCGATGGGGGTCGGGAGTGCGAAGGCCGGGCGACCCTGGGTGGGGGCGCCCGTGCCACTCACGCCGGGACTCGCGGCGTCCGCTCCCGGGCGGGCGCCGCGGCTCTCGGCGTCCTGTCGTCCGGCCCCGCCCGCCCCGCCCGCACCACTTCCGGCGAAGCCGCCCGCGCGGCGGGCGGCGCTCCGTACCCTCGTGTGAAGAAGGTGTGGGGACACCGGCCGTTTCCAGGGGGTTTGCTTCGTCATGCGCGTGGTCATCGCAGGTCAGGGCTATGTCGGACTCCCACTCGCGGTGCGCGCCGCCGAGGTGGGCCACCGGGTCGTCGGGTACGACGTGGACGAACGCCGGATCAAGCGGCTCGCGGTCGGCGAGTCCTACGTCGAGGACATCCCCGGGGAGCGGCTGCGCCCGCTGCTCGACACCGGGGCGTACCTGCCCTCCGCGACGCCCGCCGACGTCGCGGGCTTCGACGTCGCGGTGATCACCGTGCCGACGCCGCTGCGCGACGGCGTCCCCGACCTGTCCTACATCGAGGCGTCGGCGAAGCTGCTGGGCCGGCACCTGCGGCCGGGCGCGACGGTGGTGCTGGAGTCCACCACCTACCCGGGCACCACCGAGGAACTGCTCGCCCCGCTGCTGGAGGCCGGGTCGGGGCTGCGGGCCGGTACCGACTTCCACCTCGGCTACAGCCCCGAGCGGATCGACCCCGGCAACCCGGTGTGGAAGCTGGAGAACACCCCCAAGGTGGTCTCCGGCACCACCCCCGAGGGCCTGGCCGCCGTCGCCGGCTTCTACGGGCAGCTGGTCGAGCGGACCGTCCCGGTCTCCTCCTGCAAGGAGGCCGAACTGACCAAGCTGCTGGAGAACACCTTCCGGCACGTGAACATCGCCCTGGTCAACGAGCTGGCGATGTTCGCCCACGACCTCGGCATCGACGTCTGGGAGGCCATCGACGCGGCCTCCACCAAGCCCTTCGGCTTCCTCCGCTTCACCCCCGGCCCGGGGGTCGGCGGCCACTGCCTGCCGATCGACCCCTCCTACCTGTCCTGGCGGGTGGAGCGCGCACTCGGGCAGTCCTTCCGGTTCGTCGAGCTCGCCAACGACGTCAACAGCCACATGCCCGACTACGTGGTGCGCCGGCTCACCGAGGCCCTCAACCAGCGCCGCCGCAGCGTCAACGGCTCGCGCGTGCTGGTCCTCGGCCTCGCCTACAAGGCCAACACCGGCGACGCCCGGGAGACCCCGGCGGCCCGGATCGTCGAACTCCTCACCCGCCAGGGCGCCGAGGTCCGCGCCGCCGACCCGCACGTCGTCGCGGGCGTCCACGTCGCCGAACCCCACGTCCCCGGCCAGCGCACCCCCGCCCACGAGGGCGGCCCGCTGGCCACCGTCCACCGCGTCGAGGCCACCCCCGAAGAGCTCGCCGCCGCCGACGCCGTCCTCCTCCTCGCCGACCACGACGAGTTCGACTACACCGCCGTCACCGCCCACGCCCGCTACGTCCTCGACTGCCGCCGCCGCCTCACGGGCACAGCCGTCGAGGTGCTGTAGGCCCCGCCCGGCGGCCGGACGGGGCCCGGGGCGTTCCCGGCGGCCGGGTTCAGCCCTTGCGCTGGATGCGGTTGCGGTTGGGGCGGGTGTCGTGGTCGATGCCGTCGTCGACGATGACGATCTTGGGGACGATCCGCGCCTCGGCCTTGGCCTCCGGTTCGGGCTTCGCCTCGGGCGCGGGTGCGGCCTCGGGCGCGGCCGGGGCGGTCGCGGGCTTCGGGGGCAGCGGGTCCTTGGCGAAGCTCGCGGGCTTGACCGGCGGGGCCGGGGGCTCGGCGGGCTCGGGGGCGGTGTACGACTGGCGCGGGTCCGCCTTGGGCTTGACCGGGCCGAGGACGGCGGTGGGCTGGTCGGTGACCGGGGGCTTGCCGAGGTCGGCCTTCTTGGCCTCGACGGCCTGCGCCGCGTCCTCGGGGTCCTCGATGGCGCCGACGGCGGCGCCGGTGAGCGAGGCGAGGGTGCCCTTGATGTGGTCGAGGTGGGTCTGGACCTTGTCGAGGCGCTTGGTGAAGTCGGCCTGCTCGCGGTCGCTGGCGGCCTTGATCCGGTCGGCCTTCTCCCGGGCCGCGGCGAGGGCCGCGTCGGCCTTGGCCTGGGCGTCGGTGTCGAGGCGGCGGGCCTCCTCGAGCATCGCCTCGCGGTGCTGCTCGGCCTCCTTGACCCGGGCGTCGGCCGCGGCGGTGACCTTGGCCACGGCGGCGTCGGCGGCGGTCTCGGCGGCGGCGAAGTCCTCGTCGGCCTTGCGGCGGCGCTCGGCGAGGGTGGCCTCGGACTGCTCGGAGGCGTTCGCGGCGGAGACCCGGACCCGGGCGGCGTGGCCGGTCGCGGCGTGCACCAGGGCGCGGGCCTCGGCGTCGGCCTCGGCGCGCAGGCGCTCGGCTTCGGCGCGGCTGCGCTCGTCGGTGCGGCGGACGAACTGGTCGGTCTCCTCGCGGAGCTTGGCGGCGAACTCCTTCGCGGCCTGGGCGGCGGCCTCGCCGGCCTCGTGGGCGGCGTCCCGGGCGTCCTCGCCGGAGCGCTTGGCCTTGGCGTGGACGGCGTCGGCCTCGTTGAGGGCGATGCCGAGCAGGGCGGCGGCCTGGTCGCTGAGTTCGGCGAAGTCGGGGTCGGGGGCGTCCTCGGCGGCCTGCTTGATGTCGGCGAGGCGCTTCTCCATCTCGCGCAGGCCGCCGCCGAGGACGCTGAGCCGCTCCCATGCCTCGTCGCGTTCGCGGCTGAGCGCGGTGACCGCCGCGTCGACCTGGTCGGGCGCGTAGCCGCGCCGGGACGGGGTGAAGCCGTACTGGGACACGGCGTCGCTCATTTCGGCTGTTCTCCTCGTGCTCGCGGGCTGCGCGGCCCCGCCGGGTGCGTGGTTCTGGCGGGACGGGTGAACCGTCCCATTGACCTATTTTGCGCAGATACGAACGCAAACCAAACAGGGCGTCCTCGCGCGGCCGGGCGAACCGGCCGCGCGAGGCCCGGTCACAGCAGCCCGTCCCAGAGCTGCTCGACCAGGACCGCCCACCAGCTCTCGGGGGTGTGCACGGCGGCCGGGTCGGCGGCCAGCAGCTGGGCCTGGAGGTCGGTGGTCCAGCGGGCCGCCTGCTCGTGGGTGAGGCCGTGCCGCAGGTGCCACATCCGGGCCAGCACCGACAGGCAGGCGACGAACTCGGGGACCCCGGAGTTGACGAAGCGCGGCGGCTCGGCCGGGTTCTCGAGGTCGACGGCGACCACCGCGGCGGTGCCGTACTGGACGCACAGCTGGCGGCCGTAGTCGTTGCCGAGCACCAGGTAGCCGCCGAAGTCCGGGCCGGGCGGCAGGCCGCGTTCGGCGGCGAGCTCGGCCAGTGTCGGGATGGGGCGGCCCTCCTGGGCCTGGGCCCAGAAGAACGGCGCGAACTCGCGCGGCAGGCCGACCCACATCAGGGTCTGGGCGACCGCCTCCGGCACGCCCTGGCGGGCCACCGCGCGCTGCTCGAACCGGAACATCGAGGGGCCGAACATCGCGCCGAGCTCCGCCGCGAGCTGCTGCGGCGGCGGGGGCGGCAGCTGCGGGACGGTGCCGGGCGGGGGCAGCGGCACCCGGACGGTGCGCGCCCGGTGCGGGGCCGACACCAGCTGGTGCAGCTGCTCGACGTGCTCCTGCAGCACGTTCATGCCGGCCTGCCGGGCGGCGGTGTCGCGGCCGTACGGGGCGGTGTGGCTGATCCGGGCGTTCGGCCAGGACGCCTTGACCATCCGGGCGCAGTAGCCGCCGGGCAGGTCGCAC is part of the Kitasatospora cineracea genome and harbors:
- a CDS encoding nucleotide sugar dehydrogenase → MRVVIAGQGYVGLPLAVRAAEVGHRVVGYDVDERRIKRLAVGESYVEDIPGERLRPLLDTGAYLPSATPADVAGFDVAVITVPTPLRDGVPDLSYIEASAKLLGRHLRPGATVVLESTTYPGTTEELLAPLLEAGSGLRAGTDFHLGYSPERIDPGNPVWKLENTPKVVSGTTPEGLAAVAGFYGQLVERTVPVSSCKEAELTKLLENTFRHVNIALVNELAMFAHDLGIDVWEAIDAASTKPFGFLRFTPGPGVGGHCLPIDPSYLSWRVERALGQSFRFVELANDVNSHMPDYVVRRLTEALNQRRRSVNGSRVLVLGLAYKANTGDARETPAARIVELLTRQGAEVRAADPHVVAGVHVAEPHVPGQRTPAHEGGPLATVHRVEATPEELAAADAVLLLADHDEFDYTAVTAHARYVLDCRRRLTGTAVEVL
- the mfd gene encoding transcription-repair coupling factor, with the protein product MSLSGLLDVVVRDAALAEAIEAAATGHRQHLDLVGPPAARPFAVAALARSLAARGGERGRPVLAVTATGREAEDLAASLRSLLPPDAVAEFPAWETLPHERLSPRSDTVGRRLAVLRRIVHPRADDPAAGPVQVVVAPVRSVLQPQVKGLAELEPVALRRGEQHDLGEVARGLAAAAYARVELVEKRGEFAVRGGILDVFPPTEEHPLRVEFWGDEVEEIRYFKVADQRSLEIAEHGLWAPPCRELLLTDQVRARAAELAAEHPELGEILDKIAQGIAVEGMESLAPVLVDDMELLLDVLPAGSVAVVCDPERVRTRAADLVATSQEFLAASWVAAAAGADRPIDLEAIDVSAASLWSLADVREHAAGIGLPWWSVSPFATSDSTVSDILEFDADTLTLGMRAVEAYRGDTARAIADAKDRLAADWRVVMVTEGHGPASRLAEVLGNEGIAARLVADLAEAPTRDVVYVSCGSIEHGFVDDELKLTVITETDLSGQKSSTKDMRRMPSRRRNAIDPLALAAGDYVVHEQHGVGRYVEMLQRTVQGATREYLVLEYAPAKRGHPGDRLFVPTDQLDQVTKYVGGEAPTLHRLGGADWAKTKQRAKKAVKEIAADLIKLYSARMAAPGHAFGPDTPWQRELEDAFPYAETPDQLTTIGEVKADMEKSVPMDRLICGDVGYGKTEIAVRAAFKAVQDGKQVAVLVPTTLLVQQHFSTFAERYANFPVSVKALSRFQTDTEAKAVLEGLFEGSVDVVIGTHRLFSSETRFKDLGLVIVDEEQRFGVEHKEQLKKLRANVDVLTMSATPIPRTLEMAVTGIREMSTITTPPEERHPVLTFVGPYDEKQISAAIRRELLREGQVFYIHNRVESIDKAAARLKDLVPEARVATAHGQMGETQLEKVVVDFWEKEFDVLVSTTIVESGIDISNANTLIVERGDTFGLSQLHQLRGRVGRGRERGYAYMLYPPEKPLTETAHERLATIAQHTEMGAGMYVAMKDLEIRGAGNLLGGEQSGHIAGVGFDLYMRMVGEAVAEFRESLDGGGEPEEEPLEVKIELPVDAHVPHDYAPGERLRLQAYRSIAAVNSEADIAQVREELTDRYGKLPEPVENLLLVAGLRLFARRCGIGDITLQGTFVRFGPVELRESQELRLNRIYPRTQVKSAARQLLVPRPGSGGRIGGKPLVGRELLSWCAEFLSTMFEDLKR